A part of Pongo pygmaeus isolate AG05252 chromosome 14, NHGRI_mPonPyg2-v2.0_pri, whole genome shotgun sequence genomic DNA contains:
- the PCDH20 gene encoding protocadherin-20 encodes MRGRANARSSRALGVSWCPATWHPRLDMGRLHRPRSSTSHRNLPHLFLFFLFVGPFSCLASYSRATELLYSLNEGLPAGVLIGSLAEDLRLLPRSAGRPDPQSQLPERTGAEWNPPLSFSLASRGLSGQYVTLDNRSGELHTSAQEIDREALCVEGGGGTAWGGSVSISSSPSSDSCLLLLDVLVLPQEYFRFVKVKIAIRDINDNAPQFPVSQISVWVPENAPVNTRLAIEHPAVDPDVGINGVQTYRLLDYHGMFTLDVEENENGERTPYLIVMGALDRETQDQYVSIIIAEDGGSPPLLGSATLTIGISDINDNCPLFTDSQINVTVYGNATVGTPIAAVQAVDKDLGTNAQITYSYSQKVPQASKDLFHLDENTGVIKLFSKIGGSVLQSHKLTILANGPGCIPAVITALVSIIKVIFRPPEIVPRYIANEIDGVVYLKELEPVNTPIAFFTIRDPEGKYKVNCYLDGEGPFRLSPYKPYNNEYLLETTKPMDYELQQFYEVAVVAWNSEGFHAKRVIKVQLLDDNDNTPIFLQPLIELTIEENNSPNAFLTKLYATDADSGERGQVSYFLGPDAPSYFSLDSVTGILTVSTQLDREEKEKYRYTVRAVDCGKPPRESVATVALTVLDKNDNSPRFINKDFSFFVPENFPGYGEIGVISVTDADAGQNGWVALSVVNQSDIFVIDTGKGMLRAKVSLDREQQSSYTLWVEAIDGGEPALSSTAKITILLLDINDNPPLVLFPQSNMSYLLVLPSTLPGSPVTEVYAVDKDAGMNAVIAYSIIGRRGPRPESFRIDPKTGNITLEEALLQTDYGLHRLLVKVSDHGYPEPLHSTVMVNLFVNDTVSNESYIESLLRKEPEINIEEKEPQISIEPTHRKVESVSCMPTLVALSVISLGSITLVTGMGIYICLRKGEKHPREDENLEVQIPLKGKIDLHMRERKPMDISNI; translated from the exons ATGCGCGGCCGAGCGAATGCGCGCAGCTCACGGGCCCTGGGAGTGAGCTGGTGCCCGGCAACCTGGCACCCGCGCCTGGATATGGGGCGTCTACATCGTCCCAGGAGCAGCACCAGCCACAGGAACCTGCCG catctgtttctgtttttcctcttcGTGGGACCCTTCAGCTGCCTCGCGAGTTACAGCCGGGCTACCGAGCTTCTGTACAGCCTAAACGAGGGACTGCCCGCGGGGGTGCTCATCGGCAGCCTGGCCGAGGACCTGCGGCTGCTGCCCCGGTCTGCAGGGAGGCCGGACCCGCAGTCGCAGCTGCCAGAGCGCACCGGTGCTGAGTGGAACCCCCCTCTCTCCTTCAGCCTGGCCTCCCGGGGACTGAGTGGCCAGTACGTGACCCTAGACAACCGCTCTGGGGAGCTGCACACTTCAGCTCAGGAGATCGACAGGGAGGCCCTGTGTGTTGAAGGGGGCGGAGGGACTGCGTGGGGCGGCAGCGTTtccatctcctcctctccttcttctgACTCTTGTCTTTTGCTGCTGGATGTGCTTGTCCTGCCTCAGGAATACTTCAGGTTTGTGAAGGTGAAGATCGCCATCAGAGACATCAATGACAACGCCCCGCAGTTCCCTGTTTCCCAGATCTCGGTGTGGGTCCCGGAAAATGCACCTGTAAACACCCGATTGGCCATAGAGCATCCTGCTGTGGACCCAGATGTAGGCATTAATGGGGTGCAGACCTATCGCTTACTGGACTACCATGGTATGTTCACCCTGGACGTGGAGGAGAATGAGAATGGGGAGCGCACCCCCTACCTAATTGTCATGGGTGCTTTGGACAGGGAAACCCAGGACCAGTATGTGAGCATCATCATAGCTGAGGATGGTGGGTCTCCACCACTTTTGGGCAGTGCCACTCTCACCATTGGCATAAGTGACATTAATGACAATTGCCCTCTCTTCACAGACTCACAAATCAATGTCACTGTGTATGGGAATGCTACAGTGGGCACCCCAATTGCAGCTGTCCAGGCTGTGGATAAAGACTTGGGGACCAATGCTCAAATTACTTATTCTTACAGTCAGAAAGTTCCACAAGCATCTAAGGATTTATTTCACCTGGATGAAAACACTGGCGTCATTAAACTTTTCAGTAAGATTGGAGGAAGTGTTCTGCAGTCCCACAAGCTCACCATCCTTGCTAATGGACCAGGCTGCATCCCTGCTGTAATCACTGCTCTTGTGTCCATTATCAAAGTTATTTTCAGACCCCCTGAAATTGTCCCTCGTTACATAGCAAATGAGATAGATGgtgttgtttatctgaaagaaCTGGAACCCGTTAACACTCCCATTGCGTTTTTCACCATAAGAGATCCAGAAGGTAAATACAAGGTTAACTGCTACCTGGATGGTGAAGGGCCGTTTAGGTTATCACCTTACAAACCATACAATAATGAATATTTACTAGAGACCACAAAACCTATGGACTATGAGCTACAGCAGTTCTATGAAGTAGCTGTGGTGGCTTGGAACTCTGAGGGATTTCATGCCAAAAGAGTCATTAAAGTGCAACTTTTAGATGACAATGATAATACTCCAATTTTCCTTCAACCCTTAATAGAACTAACCATCGAAGAAAACAACTCACCCAATGCCTTTTTGACTAAGCTGTATGCTACAGATGCCGACAGTGGGGAGAGAGGCCAAGTTTCATATTTTCTGGGACCCGATGCTCCATCATATTTTTCCTTAGACAGTGTCACAGGAATTCTGACAGTTTCTACTCAGCTGGAccgagaagagaaagaaaagtacagaTACACTGTCAGAGCTGTTGACTGTGGGAAGCCACCCAGAGAATCAGTAGCCACTGTGGCCCTCACAGTGTTGGATAAAAATGACAACAGTCCTCGGTTTATCAACAAGGACTTCAGCTTTTTTGTGCCTGAAAACTTTCCAGGCTATGGTGAGATTGGAGTAATTAGTGTAACAGATGCTGATGCTGGACAAAATGGATGGGTCGCCCTTTCTGTGGTGAACCAGAGTGATATTTTTGTCATAGATACAGGAAAGGGTATGCTGAGGGCTAAAGTCTCTTTGGACAGAGAGCAGCAAAGCTCCTATACTTTGTGGGTTGAAGCTATTGATGGGGGTGAGCCTGCCCTCTCCTCTACAGCAAAAATCACAATTCTCCTTCTAGATATCAATGACAACCCTCCTCTTGTTTTATTTCCTCAGTCTAATATGTCTTATCTGTTAGTACTGCCTTCTACTCTCCCAGGCTCCCCGGTTACAGAAGTCTATGCTGTCGACAAAGACGCAGGCATGAATGCTGTCATAGCTTACAGCATCATAGGGAGAAGAGGTCCTAGGCCTGAGTCCTTCAGGATTGACCCTAAAACTGGCAACATTACTTTGGAAGAGGCATTGCTGCAGACAGATTATGGGCTCCATCGCTTACTGGTGAAAGTGAGTGATCATGGTTATCCCGAGCCTCTCCACTCCACGGTCATGGTGAACCTATTTGTCAATGACACTGTCAGTAATGAGAGTTACATTGAGAGTCTTTTAAGAAAAGAACCAGAGATTAATATAGAGGAGAAAGAACCACAAATCTCAATAGAACCGACTCATAGGAAGGTAGAATCTGTGTCTTGTATGCCCACCTTAGTAGCTCTGTCTGTAATAAGCTTGGGTTCCATCACACTGGTCACAGGGATGGGCATATACATCTGTTTAAGGAAAGGGGAAAAGCATCCCAGGGAAGATGAAAATTTGGAAGTACAGATTCCACTGAAAGGAAAAATTGACTTGCATATGCGAGAGAGAAAACCAATGGATATTTCTAATATTTGA